One region of Mangifera indica cultivar Alphonso chromosome 3, CATAS_Mindica_2.1, whole genome shotgun sequence genomic DNA includes:
- the LOC123212240 gene encoding cytochrome P450 71A1-like: MDQLNLLYQWWQEVNQTTTVGAILTSLIVFSFCLLYLFNLTRNKGLNFPPSPPKLPIIGNLHQIGARLHHSLRNLSDKYGTIMLLHLGHTPFLIVSSAEIAKEIFFKTQDAFLYRPQTRAARALFYACCDIAFCPFGDYWRQVRKICVQELLSQRRVQAFQFVREVEVANMIEKIRDSSLSGDAVNFTQMFAVISNNVIFRSALGRAYEEETNKSFSELSRSAMDLIGYFCFEDLFPFLGWLDNLTGLTAKLKTTSGEIRSFLDQMIGKREILNSSDDESDEKDLLDILLHLQKDGSLEIGITRENIKAILLDMFVGGTDNTATTLEWAMAELVKNPSEMRKVQAEVRRVVGKKSKVEENDVNQMEYLKCVVKETMRLHVPAMITRATIASTMLQGYDVPPKTIVLINAWAIQRDPKLWDRPEEFVPERFLNSSVDFTGQHSQFFPFGAGRRGCPGISLAIAEIEYVLANLLYWFDWQLPDGARGEDLDMSDVYRLLIRRKVPLRLVPVSRF, encoded by the exons ATGGATCAGTTGAATTTGTTGTATCAATGGTGGCAAGAGGTGAACCAAACAACTACAGTGGGTGCCATCCTCACATCACTAATCGTTTTCTCTTTCTGCCTTCTGTATCTGTTTAACCTCACCAGAAATAAAGGGCTTAACTTCCCTCCTTCTCCACCAAAGCTACCGATAATAGGCAATCTTCACCAGATAGGCGCACGCCTCCACCACTCTCTCCGAAATCTATCCGATAAGTATGGCACGATTATGCTCTTACACTTGGGTCACACCCCATTTCTCATAGTTTCATCTGCAGAGATAGCTAAAGAGATCTTTTTTAAGACCCAAGATGCTTTCTTATACAGGCCTCAAACAAGAGCTGCCAGAGCTCTCTTCTATGCATGCTGTGACATAGCATTTTGTCCCTTTGGTGATTACTGGAGACAAGTAAGGAAGATTTGTGTTCAGGAACTGTTGAGCCAAAGAAGGGTACAGGCATTTCAGTTTGTGAGGGAAGTAGAAGTTGCAAACATGATTGAGAAAATTAGAGATTCAAGTCTTAGTGGAGATGCAGTTAATTTTACTCAGATGTTTGCTGTTATATCGAACAATGTTATTTTCAGATCTGCTCTTGGTCGGGCATATGAAGAAGAAACGAATAAGAGTTTCTCGGAATTGTCCAGAAGTGCAATGGACCTTATAGGATACTTCTGCTTCGAAGATCTGTTTCCATTTTTAGGATGGCTGGATAATCTAACCGGCTTAACTGCGAAATTGAAAACAACTTCCGGAGAAATACGTAGTTTTCTTGATCAAATGATAGGAAAACGTGAAATCTTGAATAGTAGTGATGATGAGTCTGATGAGAAAGACTTGTTAGATATTCTTCTTCATCTACAGAAGGATGGAAGTCTTGAAATTGGCATCACTAGGGAAAACATCAAAGCAATCTTATTG gACATGTTTGTTGGAGGTACTGATAATACAGCAACAACACTGGAATGGGCGATGGCGGAGCTTGTTAAAAATCCTAGTGAGATGAGGAAAGTGCAAGCGGAGGTGAGAAGAGTGGTGGGTAAAAAATCCAAAGTAGAAGAAAATGATGTTaatcaaatggaatacttaaaATGCGTTGTCAAAGAGACCATGAGATTGCATGTTCCGGCTATGATTACTCGGGCAACAATTGCTAGCACTATGCTACAAGGGTACGATGTTCCACCGAAAACAATTGTGCTTATCAACGCCTGGGCAATTCAAAGGGATCCCAAATTGTGGGACAGGCCTGAAGAGTTTGTCCCTGAGAGGTTTCTTAATAGTTCTGTTGATTTTACGGGCCAACACAGTCAATTCTTTCCATTTGGAGCTGGGCGAAGGGGCTGTCCCGGGATTTCATTAGCAATTGCAGAAATTGAATATGTGTTAGCCAATCTGCTGTACTGGTTTGATTGGCAGTTACCTGATGGCGCAAGAGGGGAAGATCTTGACATGAGTGATGTTTATAGGCTACTGATTCGCAGGAAAGTGCCTCTTCGTCTTGTTCCAGTAAGCCGTTTTTAA
- the LOC123211658 gene encoding cytochrome P450 71A1-like, which produces MAMATLASFLTQTPLCLCFLLLLSVLVLLKLKRRRNLNLPPSPPKLPIIGNLHQLLGPLLHRTLEGLSKKYGPLMLVHFGQAPALIVSSPEMAREMMKTQDISFLNRPRFTTTKIFFYNCTDLGFTPYGEYWRQLRKLCVLELLSIKRVQSFQYVREEEVAVLMNKIRSSCYNGGSVNLSAMLVGVADNITTRCIFGRRAEEENGKSKFGEITKKLMTQFASFCVGDMFPSFGWVDVTTGLIGRLKTTSKKLDAFLDEVIEEHMIEERDGKGKQSDKKDFVDILLQLKKDGTFEELNRDNLKAILTDMYVGGSDTTATTLEWIMAELVKNSSLLKKAQQEVRTVVGNKSKIDADDIEKMEYMKCVIKESLRLRAIAPLLGGRETTERVKIGGYEIPANTRVYVNAWAIQRDPKYWDRPIEFIPERFMNNPVDFRGQQFQFIPFGAGRRGCPGMLFGVAVVEYVTANLLYWFDWKLSAGLTEDKLDMTETDGLTIHRKVPLYLVPSLYSP; this is translated from the exons ATGGCAATGGCAACGCTGGCATCTTTCTTAACGCAAACCCCTTTATGTCTTTGCTTTCTCCTTCTCCTTTCTGTTCTTGTGTTGCTTAAACTCAAGAGAAGGAGAAACCTCAACTTGCCTCCATCCCCACCAAAGCTACCCATAATAGGCAATCTTCATCAGCTGCTAGGCCCTCTCCTCCATCGCACTCTCGAAGGTCTGTCGAAGAAGTATGGCCCTTTGATGCTTGTACACTTCGGTCAAGCTCCGGCTCTCATTGTTTCATCACCTGAGATGGCTAGAGAAATGATGAAGACTCAAGATATCAGTTTCCTCAACCGCCCCAGATTCACAACgacaaaaattttcttttataattgcACTGATCTTGGTTTCACGCCTTATGGTGAGTATTGGAGACAACTTAGGAAGCTTTGTGTTCTTGAACTTTTGAGTATCAAAAGAGTACAATCATTTCAATATGTTAGAGAAGAGGAAGTTGCCGTTTTGATGAATAAAATTCGTTCTTCTTGTTACAATGGAGGTTCTGTTAATTTAAGTGCGATGCTGGTAGGCGTTGCAGACAATATAACAACCCGTTGCATTTTTGGTAGGAGagctgaagaagaaaatggtaaGAGCAAGTTTGGGGAGATAACAAAGAAACTGATGACACAATTTGCGTCCTTCTGTGTTGGAGATATGTTTCCGTCTTTTGGATGGGTAGACGTTACGACGGGACTGATTGGTCGTTTGAAGACAACTTCTAAGAAATTAGACGCTTTTCTTGATGAGGTGATTGAAGAACACATGATAGAAGAAAGAGATGGTAAAGGTAAACAATCTGACAAGAAAGACTTCGTGGATATTCTCCTCCAACTTAAGAAGGATGGCACGTTTGAGGAGCTCAATAGAGACAACCTTAAAGCGATCCTTACA gaTATGTATGTTGGTGGATCTGATACAACTGCAACAACTTTAGAATGGATAATGGCAGAACTTGTGAAAAACTCTAGTCTATTGAAGAAAGCACAACAAGAGGTAAGAACTGTAGTGGGGAACAAATCAAAGATTGATGCGGATGACATTGAGAAGATGGAATATATGAAATGTGTTATCAAAGAAAGTCTAAGGTTACGTGCAATAGCTCCTCTTCTGGGTGGAAGAGAAACAACAGAAAGAGTGAAAATTGGAGGTTATGAAATTCCTGCAAACACTAGAGTGTATGTTAATGCATGGGCAATTCAAAGGGACCCGAAATATTGGGACAGACCAATAGAGTTTATTCCAGAGAGGTTTATGAACAATCCGGTTGATTTCAGAGGTCAACAGTTTCAGTTCATCCCATTTGGTGCAGGGAGAAGAGGTTGTCCTGGGATGCTATTTGGAGTTGCAGTTGTTGAATATGTAACTGCAAACCTTTTGTATTGGTTTGACTGGAAGTTGTCTGCAGGTTTAACTGAAGACAAACTGGATATGACTGAGACTGATGGCTTAACCATCCATCGGAAAGTTCCTCTTTATCTTGTGCCGAGTCTCTACTCTCcttga
- the LOC123210868 gene encoding cytochrome P450 71A1-like produces MAMAPLASFLTQTPLCLCLLLLLSVLVLLKLNRRRNLNLPPSPPKLPIIGNLHQLLGPLLHRTLEGLSKKYGPLMLVHFGQAPALIVSSPEMAREMMKTQDISFLNRPRLTTAKIFLYNCTDLGFTPYGEYWRQLRKLCVLELLSIKRVQSFQYVREEEVAVLMNKIRGSCDNGGSVNLSAMLVGVADNITTRCIFGRRAEEENGKSKFGEITKKLMTQFASFCVGDMFPSFGWVDVTTGLIGRLKTTSKKLDAFLDEVIEEHMIEERDGKGKQSDKKDFVDILLQLKKDGTFEELNRDNLKAILTDMYVGGSDTTATTLEWIMAELVKNPSLLKKAQQEVRTVVGKKSKIDADDIEKMEYMKCVIKESLRLRAIVPLLAGRETTERVKIGGYEIPANTRVYVNAWAIQRNPKYWDRPIEFIPERFMNNPVDFRGQHFQFIPFGAGRRGCPGMLFGVAVVEYVTANLLYWFDWKLSAGLTEDKLDMTETDGLTIHRKVPLYLVPSLYSP; encoded by the exons ATGGCAATGGCTCCGCTGGCATCTTTCTTAACGCAAACCCCTTTATGTCTTtgccttctccttctcctttctGTTCTTGTGTTGCTTAAACTCAACAGAAGGAGAAACCTCAACTTGCCTCCATCCCCACCAAAGCTACCCATAATAGGCAATCTTCATCAGCTGCTAGGCCCTCTCCTCCATCGCACTCTCGAAGGTCTGTCGAAGAAGTATGGCCCTTTGATGCTTGTACACTTCGGTCAAGCTCCGGCTCTCATTGTTTCATCACCTGAGATGGCTAGAGAAATGATGAAGACTCAAGATATCAGTTTCCTCAACCGCCCCAGACTCACAACGGcaaaaattttcctttataattgCACTGATCTTGGTTTCACGCCTTATGGTGAGTATTGGAGACAACTCAGGAAGCTTTGTGTTCTTGAACTTTTGAGTATCAAAAGAGTGCAATCATTTCAATATGTTAGAGAAGAGGAAGTTGCCGTTTTGATGAATAAAATTCGCGGTTCTTGTGACAATGGAGGTTCTGTTAATTTAAGTGCGATGCTGGTAGGCGTTGCAGACAATATAACAACCCGTTGCATTTTTGGTAGGAGagctgaagaagaaaatggtaaGAGCAAGTTTGGGGAGATAACAAAGAAACTGATGACACAATTTGCATCCTTCTGTGTTGGAGATATGTTTCCGTCTTTTGGATGGGTAGACGTTACGACGGGACTAATTGGTCGTTTGAAGACAACTTCTAAGAAATTAGACGCTTTTCTTGATGAGGTGATTGAAGAACACATGATAGAAGAAAGAGACGGTAAAGGTAAACAATCTGACAAGAAAGACTTCGTGGATATTCTCCTCCAACTTAAGAAGGATGGCACGTTTGAGGAGCTCAATAGAGACAACCTTAAAGCGATCCTTACA gaTATGTATGTTGGTGGATCTGATACAACTGCAACAACTTTAGAATGGATAATGGCAGAACTTGTGAAAAACCCTAGTCTATTGAAGAAAGCACAACAAGAGGTAAGAACTGTAGTGGGGAAGAAATCAAAGATTGATGCGGATGACATTGAGAAGATGGAATATATGAAATGTGTTATCAAAGAAAGTCTAAGGTTACGTGCAATAGTTCCTCTTCTGGCTGGACGAGAAACAACAGAAAGAGTGAAAATTGGAGGTTATGAAATTCCTGCAAATACTAGAGTGTATGTTAATGCATGGGCAATTCAAAGGAACCCGAAATATTGGGACAGACCAATAGAGTTTATTCCAGAGAGGTTTATGAACAATCCGGTTGATTTCAGAGGTCAACACTTTCAGTTCATCCCATTTGGTGCAGGGAGAAGAGGTTGTCCTGGGATGCTATTTGGAGTTGCAGTTGTTGAATATGTAACTGCAAACCTTTTGTATTGGTTTGACTGGAAGTTGTCTGCAGGTTTAACTGAAGACAAACTGGATATGACTGAGACTGATGGCTTAACCATCCATCGGAAAGTTCCTCTTTATCTTGTGCCGAGTCTCTACTCTCcttga
- the LOC123210767 gene encoding lysM domain receptor-like kinase 4 has product MVSLPNIICFCILIFLAKTVHSRQSYDKSDCSSQSQISGSNYLCSSRFPCDTYVVYRAQKNFQSLSSVSSLFHLGLDKLLDINKMIKADANNITIGQEIIIPIRCSCTGQFSQAIVMYNFSNSDSFASVACGVFEGLVKALSLAEENPGDPHQSTMRVPVRCACPDADDRRNGVEYLVTYPVIEYDNADLIAAKFGVPETMIWEANKLASFSTIFPGTTLLIPTKDVPFVNSVINADPAPSPTEVIPLKKVTSSTETTILHRQLVLGVGIIAAVILMIMPFSAFICIRRKNHPRNFQPLSARSSASSNLSPDFLDGVSKLKYSLVNYSLEELRIATEDFNKASVIGKALYRGRIDGLNVAVKHMSSEDAARHIISILTKINHLNVLRLEGCCYGSTPYLVFEFAENGSLKDCLSNAKMSKQLTWAKRMQIAFDLAVAIHYIHYCTKPAYVHRNIDSTSALITMDWRAKISGFSLAKPLIWSNEKEETNWNESVVVGTEGYLAPEYLSDGIASLKVDVFAYGVVLLELISAKEVTVGGNFLKDSVNFLEDAGFETSSGSVDELKKFMDPNLEGDYQLGEAMCLALLAKACIQNDPLNRPTMNDVLKALSRIV; this is encoded by the coding sequence ATGGTTTCTCTTCCTAATATCATTTGTTTCTGCATTCTGATTTTCCTCGCCAAAACTGTTCACTCTCGACAATCCTATGATAAATCAGACTGCAGCTCACAATCACAAATTTCAGGGTCCAATTACCTTTGTAGCTCCAGATTTCCTTGTGATACATACGTAGTGTACAGGGCTCAAAAGAATTTCCAGTCATTGTCCTCTGTGTCATCTCTCTTTCACTTGGGACTTGACAAGCTCCTTGATATCAACAAAATGATTAAAGCTGATGCCAACAATATAACGATTGGTCAAGAGATCATCATTCCAATCAGATGCTCTTGCACCGGCCAGTTCTCTCAAGCCATTGTCATGTACAACTTTTCTAACTCAGATTCATTTGCTTCAGTTGCCTGTGGAGTTTTTGAAGGGTTGGTGAAAGCACTAAGTCTTGCCGAAGAGAACCCAGGTGATCCTCATCAATCTACGATGAGGGTGCCTGTCCGATGTGCTTGTCCTGATGCAGATGATAGAAGAAATGGCGTGGAATACCTTGTTACATATCCTGTTATAGAGTATGACAATGCAGATTTAATTGCCGCAAAATTTGGAGTGCCTGAAACCATGATATGGGAGGCCAATAAATTAGCATCTTTTTCAACCATATTTCCTGGAACAACACTGCTTATTCCAACAAAGGATGTTCCCTTTGTGAACTCGGTTATCAATGCTGATCCAGCTCCCAGCCCTACAGAAGTAATTCCGCTAAAGAAAGTTACATCCAGTACAGAAACAACTATATTGCATAGACAGCTAGTTCTTGGAGTAGGTATTATTGCGGCAGTGATTCTAATGATTATGCCTTTTAGTGCATTTATATGCATCAGAAGAAAGAATCATCCTAGGAATTTTCAACCTTTATCTGCTAGAAGTTCAGCGTCATCAAATCTCTCACCTGATTTTCTTGATGGAGTCTCCAAGTTAAAGTATTCGCTGGTAAATTATAGCTTGGAAGAGCTAAGGATTGCAACTGAGGATTTCAATAAGGCTTCTGTGATTGGCAAAGCATTATACAGGGGAAGGATAGATGGTTTGAATGTGGCGGTAAAGCATATGAGTTCAGAAGATGCTGCTCGCCATATCATAAGCATATTGACAAAGATCAATCACCTAAATGTTCTGAGGCTTGAGGGATGCTGCTATGGGAGCACACCTTATTTGGTGTTCGAGTTTGCAGAGAATGGTAGCTTAAAGGATTGCTTGTCGAATGCTAAGATGTCTAAGCAGCTTACTTGGGCTAAAAGAATGCAGATTGCTTTTGATCTGGCAGTGGCTATTCATTACATACACTACTGTACTAAACCTGCTTATGTTCATCGAAACATAGATAGCACAAGCGCTCTAATAACCATGGATTGGAGGGCAAAGATTTCTGGATTTAGTTTGGCAAAACCTTTGATTTGGAGCAATGAGAAGGAAGAGACTAACTGGAATGAATCAGTGGTGGTGGGTACAGAAGGATATTTGGCACCTGAGTATCTCAGTGATGGGATTGCTTCCCTCAAGGTGGATGTATTTGCATATGGAGTTGTTTTGCTGGAGTTGATATCGGCCAAAGAGGTTACTGTGGGGGgaaattttttgaaagattCTGTCAATTTTTTGGAAGATGCAGGGTTTGAAACCTCTTCCGGGTCCGTGGACGAGTTGAAAAAATTCATGGATCCAAATTTGGAGGGTGATTATCAGTTAGGTGAGGCTATGTGTTTGGCACTCTTGGCGAAGGCTTGTATTCAGAATGACCCCTTAAACAGACCCACCATGAACGATGTTCTGAAGGCTCTTTCAAGAATAGTTTGA
- the LOC123211656 gene encoding quinolinate synthase, chloroplastic-like, whose product METIASPSSSTTSLLYSSNKANNLNSKTLFSNLYKTKKTKSYPFFKSVKGIQSPEPASKNPTLSSFSRGALTFSPSETADILPRKLHHLITEFQSLTEPIDRVKRLLDYSTLLPSLPDSSRVDSNRVMGCTAQVWLEATLDKDDKMRFRADSDSEIARGFCYCLVSVFDGAAPEEVLRVKTEDLAALNVGLLGGERSRVNTWHNVLISMQKRTKLLVAEREGKALFEPFPSLVVTKDGVQAKGSYAEAQARYLFPDESTVLELVNELKEKKIGIVAHFYMDPEVQGVLTAAQKHWPHIHISDSLVMADTAVKMAIAGCQFITVLGVDFMSENVRAILDQAGFQNVGVYRMSDERIGCSLADAAATPAYMNYLEAASSCPPSMHVIYINTSLETKAYAHELVPTITCTSSNVVQTILQAFAQIPDLNVWYGPDSYMGANIAKLFQQMTVMSDAEIAGIHPKHNRDSIKSLLPRLHYYQDGTCVVHHLFGHEVVEKINEMYCDVFLTAHLEVPGEMFSLAMEAKKRGMGVVGSTQNILDFIKQRVQEALDRDANDHLQFVLGTETGMVTSIVAAVRSLFGSAKYSSGEAKVNVEIVFPVSSDSMTRTSTSSSPSLNSVNLGDVILPIIPGVASGEGCSIHGGCASCPYMKVSLSFLLSAHSLPVSLLPLYI is encoded by the exons ATGGAAACTATtgcttctccttcttcttctacGACTTCACTTTTGTACTCCTCAAACAAGGCGAATAACCTTAATTCTAAAACACTCTTTTCCAACCTGTACAAAacgaaaaaaacaaaatcttatcCCTTCTTTAAATCAGTCAAAGGCATTCAATCTCCTGAACCCGCTTCTAAAAACCCTACTCTCTCGTCTTTCTCCCGCGGGGCTCTCACTTTCTCTCCCTCAGAGACCGCTGATATTTTGCCGCGGAAGCTCCATCATTTGATCACCGAGTTTCAATCTTTGACGGAACCTATCGACCGTGTTAAGCGTCTTCTTGACTATTCAACACTCTTGCCTTCTCTCCCGGACTCTTCCCGGGTGGACTCGAACCGAGTCATGGGCTGCACTGCCCAGGTCTGGCTCGAGGCTACGCTGGATAAAGATGATAAAATGAGATTTAGAGCTGATAGTGATTCGGAGATTGCGAGGGGGTTTTGTTACTGTTTGGTTTCGGTTTTTGATGGGGCGGCACCTGAGGAGGTGTTGAGAGTGAAGACGGAGGATTTGGCGGCGTTGAATGTGGGGTTACTTGGTGGGGAGAGGTCGAGGGTGAACACATGGCATAATGTTTTGATTAGCATGCAAAAAAGGACTAAACTTTTGGTAGCAGAGAGAGAAGGAAAGGCGTTGTTTGAGCCTTTTCCGTCTTTGGTTGTGACCAAAGATGGTGTTCAAGCCAAAGGTAGCTATGCTGAGGCCCAG GCTAGATATTTGTTCCCTGATGAGTCTACGGTTTTAGAACTTGTCAACGAGCTAAAGGAGAAGAAAATTGGCATCGTTGCTCATTTTTACATGGACCCCGAAGTCCAAGGTGTCTTAACTGCTGCACAGAAGCATTGGCCCCACATTCATATATCTGATTCATTGGTCATGGCTGACACAGCTGTGAAGATGGCTATAGCTGGATGCCAATTCATAACAGTTCTAGGTGTAGATTTCATGTCAGAAAATGTGCGTGCAATTCTGGATCAGGCCGGCTTTCAAAAT GTTGGTGTGTACAGGATGTCAGACGAGCGCATTGGTTGTTCTCTGGCTGATGCTGCAGCTACGCCTGCTTATATGAATTACCTTGAGGCTGCTTCTAGTTGTCCTCCTTCTATGCATGTTATCTACATCAATACTTCACTTGAGACAAAAGCTTATGCTCATGAACTTGTGCCTACAATTACCTGTACTTCTTCTAATGTTGTGCAAACTATTTTGCAG GCATTTGCTCAGATTCCAGATTTGAACGTATGGTATGGGCCTGACTCTTACATGGGTGCAAATATTGCAAAGCTATTCCAACAGATGACTGTAATGAGTGATGCAGAGATTGCTGGAATCCATCCAAAACACAATAGAGACTCAATTAAATCATTGCTACCTCGCCTGCATTATTATCAG GATGGTACATGTGTTGTACATCATCTTTTTGGGCATGAAGTTGTGGAGAAGATCAATGAAATGTATTGTGATGTGTTCTTAACTGCACATCTTGAAGTCCCAGGAGAAATGTTCTCTTTGGCAATGGAAGCAAAGAAAAGAGGAATGGGGGTGGTGGGTTCCACTCAGAATATTCTAGATTTCATAAAACAAAGGGTTCAAGAGGCATTAGATAGAGATGCCAATGACCACCTCCAATTTGTGTTGGGAACAGAGACAGGAATGGTGACTTCAATTGTTGCAGCAGTCCGCAGTTTGTTTGGCTCTGCAAAGTACTCTTCAGGGGAAGCAAAAGTTAATGTTGAAATTGTCTTTCCTGTTTCATCAGACTCAATGACAAGAACATCAACTAGTTCATCTCCAAGCCTAAATTCGGTTAATTTGGGTGATGTCATTTTACCTATTATACCTGGAGTTGCTAGTGGAGAGGGGTGTTCTATTCATGGTGGCTGTGCATCCTGTCCATATATGAAGGTGAGTCTGTCCTTTCTTTTATCAGCAC
- the LOC123211659 gene encoding cytochrome P450 71A1-like, which yields MEMAPLASFLTQTPLCLCLLLLLSVLVLLKLNRRRNLNLPPSPPKLPIIGNLHQLLGPLLHRTLEGLSKKYGPLMLVHFGQASALIVSSPEMAREMMKTQDISFLNRPRLTTAKIFLYNCTDLGFTPYGEYWRQLRKLCVLELLSIKRVQSFQYVREEEVAVLMNKIRGSCYNGGSVNLSAMLVGVSDNIATRCILGRRADEENGKSKFGEIAKELMTQFASFCVGDMFPSFGWVDVTTGLIGRLKTTSKKLDAFLDEVMEEHMIEERDGKGKQSDKKDFVDILLQLKKDGTFEELNRDNLKAILTDMYVGGSDTTATTLEWIMAELVKNPSLLKKAQQEVRTVVGKKSKIDADDIEKMEYMKCVIKESLRLRAIAPLLAGRETTERVKIGGYEIPANTRVYVNAWAIQRDPKYWDRPIEFIPERFMNNPVDFRGQHFQFIPFGAGRRGCPGMLFGVAVVEYVTANLLYWFDWKLPAGLTEDKLDMTETDGLTIHRKVPLYLVPSLYSP from the exons ATGGAAATGGCTCCGCTGGCATCTTTCTTAACGCAAACCCCTTTATGTCTTtgccttctccttctcctttctGTTCTTGTGTTGCTTAAACTCAACAGAAGGAGAAACCTCAACTTGCCTCCATCCCCACCAAAGCTACCCATAATAGGCAATCTTCATCAGCTGCTAGGTCCTCTCCTCCATCGCACTCTCGAAGGTCTGTCGAAGAAGTATGGCCCTTTGATGCTTGTACACTTCGGTCAAGCTTCGGCTCTCATTGTTTCATCACCTGAGATGGCTAGAGAAATGATGAAGACTCAAGATATCAGTTTCCTCAACCGCCCCAGACTCACAACGGcaaaaattttcctttataattgCACTGATCTTGGTTTCACGCCTTATGGTGAGTATTGGAGACAACTCAGGAAGCTTTGTGTTCTTGAACTTTTGAGTATCAAAAGAGTGCAATCATTTCAATATGTTAGAGAAGAGGAAGTTGCCGTTTTGATGAATAAAATTCGCGGTTCTTGTTACAATGGAGGTTCTGTTAATTTAAGTGCTATGCTAGTAGGCGTTTCGGACAATATAGCAACCCGCTGCATTCTTGGTAGGAGAGCTGATGAAGAAAATGGTAAGAGCAAGTTTGGGGAGATAGCAAAGGAACTGATGACACAATTTGCATCCTTCTGTGTTGGAGACATGTTTCCGTCTTTTGGATGGGTAGACGTTACGACGGGACTGATTGGTCGTTTGAAGACAACTTCTAAGAAATTAGACGCTTTCCTTGATGAGGTGATGGAAGAACACATGATAGAAGAAAGAGATGGTAAAGGTAAACAATCTGACAAGAAAGACTTCGTGGATATTCTCCTCCAACTTAAGAAGGATGGCACGTTTGAGGAGCTCAATAGAGACAACCTTAAAGCGATCCTTACA gaTATGTATGTTGGTGGATCTGATACAACTGCAACAACTTTAGAATGGATAATGGCAGAACTTGTGAAAAACCCTAGTCTATTGAAGAAAGCACAACAAGAGGTAAGAACTGTAGTGGGGAAGAAATCAAAGATTGATGCGGATGACATTGAGAAGATGGAATATATGAAATGTGTTATCAAAGAAAGTCTAAGGTTACGTGCAATAGCTCCTCTTCTGGCTGGACGAGAAACAACAGAAAGAGTGAAAATTGGAGGTTATGAAATTCCTGCAAATACTAGAGTGTATGTTAATGCATGGGCAATTCAAAGGGACCCGAAATATTGGGACAGACCAATAGAGTTTATTCCAGAGAGGTTTATGAACAACCCGGTTGATTTCAGAGGTCAACACTTTCAGTTCATCCCATTTGGTGCAGGGAGAAGAGGTTGCCCTGGGATGCTATTTGGAGTTGCAGTTGTTGAATATGTAACTGCAAACCTTTTGTATTGGTTTGATTGGAAGCTGCCTGCAGGTTTAACTGAAGACAAACTGGATATGACTGAGACTGATGGCTTAACCATCCATCGGAAAGTTCCTCTTTATCTTGTGCCGAGTCTCTACTCTCcttga